One Aquamicrobium sp. genomic region harbors:
- a CDS encoding AMP-binding protein, which yields MRQEPHLAPRPANHVPLTPVEFLVRAVEVHGDRPAVAWGEESWTYRSFARMVDRLARFLAAAGVRKGDVVSVMAANRPETLAAHYAVPMLGAVLNTINTRLDAAAVGYILRHCESRLLLCDPDCLATASPALPQGTACHVLAGRPGEVPASDALDILADDGIEPALDLDPITDEWQPICVNYTSGTTGHPKGVVYTHRGAYLNALGNVLALGLTERSTYLWTLPMFHCNGWCHTWAVTAAGGLHVCLDRPDPALIFPALEARGVTHLSCAPVVLYMLLNHPARHMRNPANRVKVATGGAAPTEALIEQLGALGFDLTHLYGLTESYGPATLRDLDGDERARPAAEVAHALARQGMRHATASRATVVDEAGEAVPMDGSTMGEIVLRGNTLMAGYYRDAEATAQAFRGGVFHTGDLAVRHPDGNIEIRDRSKDIIISGGENISSLEIEGVLHRHPAVLLAAVVAMPHDKWGETPAAFVELREAMTADEAELRAFCRRHLAGYKVPSRFFFSELPKTATGKIQKFALRDLARSAGPETR from the coding sequence ATGCGTCAGGAACCGCATCTCGCGCCCCGGCCAGCCAACCACGTGCCGCTGACGCCGGTGGAATTCCTCGTCCGCGCCGTCGAGGTCCATGGCGACAGGCCGGCCGTGGCCTGGGGCGAGGAAAGCTGGACGTATCGGTCGTTCGCACGGATGGTCGACCGCCTCGCGCGCTTCCTCGCGGCGGCGGGCGTGCGCAAGGGCGATGTCGTCTCCGTCATGGCGGCGAACCGGCCCGAGACGCTCGCCGCCCACTATGCCGTGCCGATGCTGGGTGCGGTGCTGAACACGATCAACACCCGCCTCGATGCCGCCGCCGTCGGCTACATTCTCCGCCATTGCGAAAGCCGGCTGCTGCTATGCGACCCCGACTGCCTCGCGACGGCATCGCCGGCCCTGCCGCAGGGAACGGCCTGCCATGTCCTCGCCGGCCGGCCGGGCGAGGTCCCCGCAAGCGACGCGCTCGACATCCTGGCCGACGACGGCATCGAGCCCGCGCTCGACCTCGACCCGATCACCGACGAGTGGCAGCCGATCTGCGTCAACTACACCTCCGGCACCACCGGGCATCCGAAGGGCGTAGTCTATACGCATCGCGGCGCGTATCTCAACGCGCTCGGCAACGTGCTGGCGCTCGGGCTGACGGAGCGGTCGACCTATCTGTGGACGCTGCCGATGTTCCATTGCAACGGCTGGTGCCACACCTGGGCGGTGACGGCCGCCGGCGGCCTGCATGTCTGCCTCGACCGGCCGGACCCGGCGCTAATCTTCCCGGCGCTGGAGGCGCGCGGCGTCACCCACCTGTCCTGCGCGCCCGTCGTCCTCTACATGCTGCTCAACCACCCGGCGCGGCACATGCGCAACCCCGCCAACCGCGTCAAGGTCGCGACCGGCGGCGCGGCGCCCACCGAGGCGCTGATCGAGCAGCTCGGCGCGCTCGGCTTCGACCTGACCCACCTTTACGGCCTGACCGAATCCTACGGTCCGGCGACGCTGCGCGACCTCGACGGGGACGAGCGCGCGCGGCCGGCGGCCGAAGTGGCGCACGCCCTCGCCCGGCAGGGCATGCGGCACGCGACGGCGAGCCGCGCAACGGTCGTCGACGAGGCCGGCGAGGCCGTGCCGATGGACGGATCGACCATGGGCGAGATCGTCCTTCGCGGCAACACGCTGATGGCGGGCTACTACCGCGACGCGGAGGCGACGGCGCAGGCCTTCCGCGGCGGCGTCTTCCATACCGGCGATCTCGCCGTGCGCCATCCGGATGGCAATATCGAGATCCGCGACCGCTCGAAGGACATCATCATCTCGGGCGGGGAGAACATCTCCAGCCTCGAGATCGAGGGCGTCCTTCACCGCCACCCCGCGGTGCTGCTCGCCGCGGTCGTCGCCATGCCGCACGACAAATGGGGCGAGACGCCGGCCGCCTTCGTCGAGCTGCGCGAGGCCATGACGGCGGACGAGGCGGAGCTGCGTGCCTTCTGCCGCCGGCACCTCGCCGGCTACAAGGTGCCGTCCCGCTTCTTCTTCTCCGAGCTGCCGAAGACGGCGACCGGCAAGATCCAGAAATTCGCGCTGCGGGACCTTGCCCGCTCCGCCGGGCCGGAAACGCGCTGA
- a CDS encoding transketolase family protein has translation MAEAVQGGRTRGMGEIVDVEGKVTELAPFGNTLAELGRERPEIVGLTADMGRYSDILPFRDAHPTRFFNVGMAEQDLIMIAAGMAKAGKIAYCTTYSVFITRRAYDFVAIACAHSMANVKIFAGMPGLVNGYGATHQATEDLNMMRGIADLTIIDPCDATEFKQVVRAVADIPGTVYVRNMRGKVPVELPDTYRFVPGKAQVLHERPGARVGVIATGYMSARAVDAARAAERSGHGAGVLHVGTIKPFDTAGVVEFASRFDRLVVAENHKTTGGLTSLVVEALYDAGIVKPLIKIGLADSFFECGSQEYLEGKYEVDLPRFLRAIVEGR, from the coding sequence ATGGCTGAGGCTGTGCAGGGCGGCCGCACGCGCGGCATGGGCGAGATCGTCGACGTCGAGGGCAAGGTCACAGAGCTCGCCCCGTTCGGCAACACGCTGGCCGAGCTCGGCCGCGAGCGGCCCGAGATCGTCGGGCTGACCGCCGACATGGGACGCTATTCCGACATCCTGCCGTTCCGCGACGCCCATCCGACGCGCTTCTTCAATGTCGGCATGGCGGAGCAGGACCTCATCATGATCGCCGCCGGCATGGCGAAGGCCGGCAAGATCGCCTACTGCACCACCTATTCGGTCTTCATCACAAGGCGTGCCTACGACTTCGTCGCCATCGCCTGCGCGCACTCGATGGCGAACGTCAAGATCTTCGCCGGGATGCCGGGACTGGTCAACGGCTACGGCGCAACGCATCAGGCGACGGAAGACCTGAACATGATGCGCGGCATCGCCGACCTGACCATCATCGACCCGTGCGACGCGACCGAGTTCAAGCAGGTCGTGCGCGCCGTCGCCGACATTCCGGGCACGGTCTATGTCCGCAACATGCGCGGCAAGGTGCCGGTGGAGCTGCCCGACACCTACCGCTTCGTTCCCGGCAAGGCGCAGGTGCTGCACGAGCGGCCGGGCGCCAGGGTCGGCGTCATCGCGACGGGCTACATGTCGGCGCGCGCCGTCGACGCCGCCCGCGCGGCCGAGCGGAGCGGGCATGGCGCCGGCGTCCTCCATGTCGGCACGATCAAGCCCTTCGACACGGCCGGCGTGGTGGAATTCGCCAGCCGGTTCGACCGGCTGGTCGTGGCGGAGAACCACAAGACCACCGGCGGCCTGACGAGCCTCGTCGTCGAGGCGCTCTACGATGCCGGGATCGTCAAGCCGCTCATCAAGATCGGGCTGGCCGACAGCTTCTTCGAATGCGGCTCGCAGGAATATCTCGAGGGCAAGTACGAGGTCGACCTGCCCCGCTTCCTGCGCGCGATCGTGGAGGGGCGCTGA
- a CDS encoding SDR family oxidoreductase: MGGTVLVAGALGVVGRAALDHYAARPGWRVIGLARRPRPEDVQAQWIAADLKDREALRAALAGTGPITHVVYAALHEEPGLVSGWTAAAQIAANLTMLTNLLDCLPPGLRHLTLVQGTKAYGVHHGPYRMPARESDPRFIAPNFYYEQEDLVRARSAAEGWAFTVLRPQIVCGFALTNPMNAVMAIGVYAAICAELGQPMRFPGGPACFQEAVDSELLARAICWAGQTPSAAGEIFNVANGDCFSWPNLWPGFAQRFGAEPGVAHPFSLATVMEGMAPVWDRIVARHGLKPHRFGDIVASWQFMDYLLRHERTYAHHSLVSTIKIRKHGFHDCEDSEEMFHRIFSRLQDEKILPGRPPPA, from the coding sequence ATGGGCGGCACGGTGCTTGTCGCCGGGGCGCTCGGCGTCGTCGGGCGCGCGGCCCTCGACCACTACGCGGCCCGGCCTGGCTGGCGGGTGATCGGGCTCGCCCGGCGGCCGCGGCCCGAGGACGTGCAAGCGCAGTGGATCGCTGCCGACCTGAAGGACCGGGAGGCCCTGCGCGCCGCCCTCGCCGGCACCGGCCCGATCACCCACGTCGTCTATGCGGCCCTCCATGAGGAGCCCGGCCTCGTCAGCGGCTGGACCGCCGCGGCGCAGATCGCCGCGAACCTGACGATGCTGACCAACCTGCTCGACTGCCTGCCGCCCGGCCTGCGCCACCTGACGCTGGTGCAGGGCACGAAAGCCTATGGCGTCCACCACGGCCCCTACAGGATGCCGGCGCGGGAGAGCGACCCGCGCTTCATCGCGCCGAACTTCTACTACGAGCAGGAAGACCTCGTGCGGGCGCGCAGCGCCGCCGAAGGCTGGGCCTTCACCGTGCTGCGGCCGCAGATCGTCTGCGGCTTCGCGCTCACCAACCCGATGAACGCGGTGATGGCGATCGGCGTCTATGCCGCGATCTGCGCCGAGCTCGGCCAGCCCATGCGCTTTCCCGGCGGCCCCGCCTGCTTCCAGGAGGCGGTGGACAGCGAGCTTCTGGCGCGGGCGATCTGCTGGGCCGGCCAGACGCCCTCGGCGGCCGGCGAGATCTTCAACGTGGCGAACGGCGACTGCTTCTCGTGGCCGAACCTGTGGCCCGGCTTCGCGCAGCGCTTCGGGGCGGAGCCGGGCGTGGCGCATCCGTTCTCGCTGGCCACCGTGATGGAGGGGATGGCGCCGGTGTGGGACCGCATCGTCGCCCGCCACGGCCTGAAGCCGCACCGCTTCGGGGACATCGTCGCCTCGTGGCAGTTCATGGACTATTTGCTGCGCCACGAGCGGACCTATGCCCACCACTCGCTGGTCTCGACGATCAAGATCCGCAAGCACGGCTTCCACGATTGCGAGGACAGCGAGGAGATGTTCCACCGCATATTCAGCCGGCTTCAGGACGAGAAGATCCTGCCGGGCCGGCCGCCACCGGCCTGA
- a CDS encoding glycerol dehydrogenase, whose protein sequence is MTPGDMQGFIFGAPHRYCQGPGMIDRLGEVLAPLGASTLVVVDGFVLDLLGARIAVSCAKTGVTPAIRAFDGEITYPAIDALIAGLEGQRPDAAVGIGGGKALDAAKAVALKLGLPVVTVPTIASNDSPTSAAIAMYDDAHTMIAVDRLHRSPEAVVVDTALIAAAPVRFLLAGIGDALSKKFEADGCLAGTGVTPFGTRPGLTGVAIADACYRTLRRHGAAGVAAARAGKVTADLEAVVEATLLMSGLGFENGGLSLAHSLTRGLVKVRGARDAPHGDQIAWALLVQLAAEGRDDAFIRDVIGFHRELGLPFTLAALGMPDATAAEIAEIADWTMTAPHLRNLAAPVDAAVIAAAIKRLETLAGHA, encoded by the coding sequence ATGACCCCGGGCGACATGCAGGGCTTCATCTTCGGCGCGCCGCACCGCTATTGCCAAGGGCCGGGCATGATCGACCGGCTGGGCGAGGTGCTCGCGCCGCTCGGCGCGTCGACGCTGGTCGTGGTCGACGGCTTCGTGCTCGATCTGCTCGGCGCGCGCATCGCCGTCTCCTGCGCGAAGACGGGGGTGACGCCGGCCATCCGCGCCTTTGACGGCGAGATCACCTATCCGGCGATCGACGCGCTCATTGCGGGGCTGGAAGGACAAAGGCCCGACGCCGCGGTCGGGATCGGCGGCGGCAAGGCGCTCGACGCCGCCAAGGCCGTGGCGCTGAAGCTCGGCCTGCCGGTGGTGACGGTTCCCACCATCGCCTCCAACGACAGCCCGACCAGCGCGGCGATCGCCATGTATGACGACGCCCATACGATGATCGCCGTCGACCGGCTGCACCGCAGCCCCGAGGCGGTGGTCGTCGACACCGCCCTCATCGCCGCCGCCCCGGTGCGCTTCCTGCTGGCCGGCATCGGCGATGCCCTGTCGAAGAAGTTCGAGGCGGACGGGTGCCTCGCCGGCACCGGCGTCACGCCTTTCGGCACGCGCCCCGGCCTGACCGGCGTCGCCATCGCCGACGCCTGCTACCGGACCCTGCGCCGCCATGGGGCGGCCGGCGTCGCCGCCGCCCGCGCCGGCAAGGTGACGGCCGATCTCGAGGCGGTGGTCGAGGCGACGCTGCTGATGAGCGGCCTCGGCTTCGAGAATGGCGGCCTGTCGCTCGCCCATTCCCTGACCCGCGGGCTGGTCAAGGTGCGCGGCGCGCGCGACGCGCCGCATGGCGACCAGATCGCTTGGGCGCTGCTGGTCCAGCTCGCCGCCGAAGGCCGGGACGACGCGTTCATCCGCGACGTGATCGGCTTCCACCGGGAACTAGGCCTGCCCTTCACGCTGGCGGCGCTCGGCATGCCGGACGCCACGGCCGCGGAAATCGCAGAAATTGCCGACTGGACGATGACCGCGCCGCATCTGCGCAATCTCGCCGCGCCTGTCGACGCGGCCGTGATAGCGGCGGCGATCAAGCGCCTCGAGACGCTGGCCGGCCATGCCTGA
- a CDS encoding NAD(P)/FAD-dependent oxidoreductase, protein MDVAVIGAGIVGVSIAIHLLRRGRSVVLIDRNDSTVEASYGNGGMIQTEGLLPPPFPRNIGDLARIALNRSTAVRYDPFSLPGKAAAFARYWWHSESTRYRKIVAESAPLIGGAVAEHRMLAAAAGSQALFRDDGWIRLFRSEDGWRAAMKEADMLEAEFGVPHRKLAAGDLAAIEPHLQPVFQGGIHWHATPTVSDPGDVVDSYIRLFRALGGTTVLAEIRGLEPDRDGWVCHADARGPIRAREIVVAAGISALPLARQLGYRLPLIFKRGYHVHYRPSPDATLRRPVLDTESGYLLAPMRRGIRLATGIEFAGSAAPPSPVQLKRVEPIARAVLDLGERVEASPWMGTRVCTPDMKPIIGAAPRHAGLWFAAALAHRGFTLGPIIGRVLSEVMTGDTPSLDLLPFAMERF, encoded by the coding sequence ATGGATGTGGCCGTCATCGGTGCGGGAATAGTCGGTGTATCGATAGCGATTCACCTGCTTCGTCGGGGACGCAGCGTCGTTCTCATCGATCGCAACGACAGCACCGTGGAAGCATCCTACGGCAATGGTGGCATGATCCAGACGGAAGGCCTGCTGCCACCTCCGTTCCCGCGCAATATCGGGGACCTGGCGAGGATCGCCCTGAACCGAAGCACGGCCGTGCGCTACGACCCTTTCAGCCTGCCCGGCAAGGCGGCCGCCTTTGCCAGATACTGGTGGCACAGCGAAAGCACGCGCTACCGGAAGATCGTTGCCGAAAGCGCGCCCCTCATCGGCGGCGCGGTTGCCGAGCACCGGATGTTGGCCGCCGCGGCCGGCAGTCAGGCTCTCTTCCGGGACGATGGCTGGATCAGGCTTTTCCGCTCGGAAGACGGATGGCGCGCCGCCATGAAGGAGGCGGACATGCTGGAAGCCGAATTCGGCGTTCCCCACCGCAAGCTCGCGGCCGGCGACCTGGCGGCGATCGAGCCGCACCTGCAACCCGTCTTTCAGGGCGGGATTCACTGGCACGCGACGCCGACCGTTTCGGACCCCGGGGACGTGGTCGATTCCTATATTCGCCTCTTCCGCGCGCTCGGCGGGACAACTGTCCTGGCCGAGATCCGGGGGCTGGAACCCGACCGCGACGGCTGGGTCTGCCACGCCGACGCGAGGGGGCCGATCAGGGCGCGGGAGATTGTGGTGGCAGCGGGAATCTCGGCTCTGCCGCTGGCGCGCCAGCTCGGCTATCGCCTGCCGCTGATCTTCAAACGCGGCTACCATGTGCACTACAGGCCATCGCCCGACGCAACGCTGCGTCGCCCGGTTCTCGACACGGAGTCGGGATACCTGCTCGCCCCGATGCGCCGCGGTATCCGCCTGGCGACCGGCATCGAGTTCGCCGGAAGCGCCGCGCCGCCCAGCCCCGTCCAGCTCAAGCGCGTGGAGCCGATTGCCCGCGCCGTGCTCGACCTGGGCGAGCGGGTGGAGGCGAGTCCCTGGATGGGCACGAGAGTCTGCACGCCGGACATGAAGCCGATCATCGGCGCGGCGCCGAGGCATGCGGGGCTGTGGTTCGCTGCGGCGCTCGCCCATCGCGGCTTCACGCTCGGGCCGATCATCGGACGCGTCCTGTCCGAAGTCATGACCGGCGATACGCCCTCTCTCGACCTTCTGCCTTTCGCTATGGAACGGTTCTAG
- a CDS encoding SMP-30/gluconolactonase/LRE family protein: MTASVELLAGDLAFPEGPVAMPDGDIVVTEIARGCLTRISKGRSYRLAETGGGPNGAALGPDGALYVCNNGGFSWDNSAGLRPVARAADNSGGCIQRVDPATGAVEVLYDRCGDIPLAAPNDIVFDAHGGFWFTDHGHRSGRKLDFGAVFYARADGSRIVEAAFPLIGPNGIGLSPQGDRLYVAETSSGRVWQWDVTAPGVLARAAWHSPTGGDLLAGLPGFWRFDSLAVEEEGNVAVACLRRGGIVVISPRGDMVETIPFDDPYTTNICFGGADMRSAFVTLSSHGQLVRLSWARPGLRLNCAG; the protein is encoded by the coding sequence ATGACCGCTTCCGTCGAGCTGCTTGCTGGCGACCTCGCCTTTCCCGAGGGACCGGTCGCGATGCCCGACGGCGACATCGTGGTGACGGAGATCGCCCGCGGCTGCCTGACCCGCATCTCGAAGGGGCGCAGCTACCGGCTGGCCGAGACCGGCGGCGGCCCCAACGGCGCGGCGCTCGGGCCGGACGGCGCCCTTTATGTCTGCAACAATGGCGGCTTCAGCTGGGACAATTCAGCCGGCTTGCGGCCCGTCGCCCGCGCCGCCGACAACAGCGGCGGGTGCATCCAGCGGGTGGACCCCGCGACCGGGGCCGTGGAGGTGCTCTACGACCGCTGCGGCGACATCCCGCTCGCCGCCCCCAACGACATCGTCTTCGACGCGCATGGCGGGTTCTGGTTCACCGATCACGGCCATCGCTCCGGCCGCAAGCTCGATTTCGGCGCGGTGTTCTATGCCCGCGCCGACGGAAGCCGCATCGTCGAGGCCGCCTTTCCGCTGATCGGGCCCAACGGCATCGGCCTTTCCCCACAAGGCGACCGGCTCTACGTCGCCGAGACCTCGTCGGGGCGCGTCTGGCAATGGGATGTGACCGCGCCGGGCGTCCTCGCCAGGGCGGCGTGGCACTCGCCGACGGGCGGCGACCTGCTGGCCGGCCTGCCGGGCTTCTGGCGCTTCGACAGCCTCGCCGTCGAGGAGGAGGGCAACGTCGCGGTCGCCTGCCTGCGCCGGGGCGGCATCGTCGTCATCTCGCCGCGGGGCGATATGGTCGAGACGATCCCGTTCGACGATCCCTACACCACCAATATCTGCTTCGGCGGCGCCGACATGCGCAGCGCGTTCGTGACGCTGTCGAGCCATGGCCAGCTGGTGCGCCTGAGCTGGGCGCGCCCGGGACTGCGGCTGAATTGCGCCGGGTGA
- the hydA gene encoding dihydropyrimidinase has protein sequence MTAADCVVRNARIATATDLFTADIAIRDGRISALGTDLPRGEEEIDATGMLVLPGGIDSHCHFDQQRESGAGFTDDFETATTAAAFGGNTCVMGFVPQFKGHGIKDLVADYHERGRKALIDYSVHMYIADPSPAVVDDELPGLMRAGHRSLKIFMAYASSMISDYQILKVLTVAKENGGLVVVHAENNDMIRWMTERLEKEGKTSTACHALAKPAIVEREAVSRMIALAELADQPIQIFHVSSAEVVEVIRDAQARGVKVYAETCPQYLAFTAADLDGADGARYLCSPALRSASDQDALWQAIRANVIGVVSSDHAPFRIDDSSGKGGGTHGLPFSKIPNGMPGIETRLPYLFSEGVGKGRISLQQFVAVTATNPAKLFGLYPRKGSIAVGMDADLTIWNPSLTRRVAYANLHDRSGYSPFEGMTLTGWPIRTIVRGRTITAGDMREGAPGWGKFLPREAFSAF, from the coding sequence ATGACCGCTGCCGACTGCGTCGTTCGCAATGCGCGGATCGCGACCGCAACAGACCTTTTCACCGCCGATATCGCAATACGGGACGGCAGGATATCGGCCCTGGGAACCGACCTTCCTCGGGGCGAGGAGGAGATCGACGCCACCGGAATGCTCGTGCTGCCCGGCGGGATCGACAGCCATTGCCACTTCGACCAGCAACGGGAGAGCGGCGCCGGCTTCACCGATGATTTCGAAACCGCGACCACCGCCGCCGCCTTCGGCGGCAACACCTGCGTCATGGGCTTCGTTCCGCAGTTCAAGGGCCACGGCATAAAGGACCTTGTCGCCGACTATCACGAACGCGGCAGGAAGGCCCTCATCGACTACAGCGTCCATATGTATATCGCCGACCCGTCCCCGGCGGTGGTGGACGACGAACTGCCCGGACTGATGCGGGCCGGCCATCGCTCGCTGAAGATATTCATGGCCTATGCGTCGAGCATGATCTCGGACTATCAGATCCTGAAGGTGCTGACGGTCGCCAAGGAAAACGGCGGTCTCGTCGTCGTCCATGCCGAGAACAACGACATGATCCGCTGGATGACGGAACGGCTGGAGAAGGAGGGAAAGACTTCCACGGCCTGTCATGCGCTCGCCAAGCCGGCCATCGTCGAGCGCGAGGCGGTATCGAGAATGATCGCGCTCGCCGAGCTGGCCGATCAGCCCATCCAGATATTCCATGTTTCATCGGCCGAGGTCGTCGAGGTGATCCGCGATGCGCAGGCGCGCGGCGTCAAGGTCTATGCCGAGACCTGCCCGCAATACCTCGCCTTCACCGCCGCCGACCTGGACGGCGCCGACGGCGCGAGATATCTGTGCAGCCCCGCCTTGCGCTCGGCCTCGGATCAGGACGCGCTCTGGCAGGCCATCCGCGCCAATGTGATCGGCGTCGTCTCCTCGGATCATGCACCCTTCCGGATCGACGATTCCTCGGGCAAGGGCGGCGGCACGCACGGGCTTCCCTTCTCGAAGATTCCGAACGGCATGCCCGGCATCGAGACGAGGCTGCCCTATCTGTTCAGCGAGGGCGTCGGCAAAGGCCGCATCAGCCTGCAGCAGTTCGTCGCCGTCACCGCCACCAACCCGGCCAAGCTGTTCGGCCTCTATCCGCGCAAGGGGTCGATCGCCGTCGGGATGGATGCGGATCTGACGATCTGGAACCCCTCGCTTACCCGCCGGGTCGCCTATGCGAACCTGCATGACCGCAGCGGATATTCGCCCTTCGAAGGCATGACCCTCACCGGCTGGCCGATCCGGACCATCGTGCGCGGCCGGACGATCACCGCCGGCGACATGCGCGAGGGCGCTCCGGGATGGGGTAAATTCCTGCCGCGCGAGGCTTTCTCGGCGTTTTGA
- a CDS encoding helix-turn-helix domain-containing protein: protein MASGYHCRGESIVLPAGSLSLMNPEEPHTGYAADGWVGYHMLYATEEATHELLGLRGLRGFSEIAPMDRDLRLTRALGALARRLDAADSPDWWLAVEEAVYEAITVAFACYGNVRLPAPGNESRSIAALRSRIAAAVEAGESLTIAEFAAEAGLHPSYLVRSFARATGMTPHALVVQGRVDRARRMLLDGVPAAEVAAAVGFCDQAHLIR from the coding sequence TTGGCAAGCGGCTACCACTGCCGGGGCGAGAGCATCGTTCTGCCCGCCGGATCGCTGTCGCTTATGAACCCGGAGGAGCCGCACACCGGCTATGCCGCGGACGGCTGGGTCGGATACCACATGCTCTACGCCACGGAAGAGGCGACGCATGAGCTGTTGGGCCTGCGTGGGTTGCGCGGCTTCTCCGAGATCGCGCCAATGGACCGGGACCTGCGGTTGACGCGAGCACTGGGCGCGTTGGCTCGTCGTCTGGATGCGGCCGACAGCCCCGATTGGTGGCTCGCGGTGGAGGAAGCGGTATATGAGGCGATCACCGTCGCTTTCGCCTGCTACGGCAATGTCCGGCTTCCGGCACCGGGAAACGAGTCGAGGTCCATAGCGGCGCTGCGATCACGTATTGCCGCCGCTGTCGAGGCGGGAGAAAGCCTGACCATAGCGGAATTTGCCGCCGAGGCCGGATTGCATCCGTCCTACCTTGTCCGCAGCTTCGCGCGCGCGACCGGTATGACGCCACATGCGCTGGTCGTGCAAGGACGGGTCGATCGCGCGCGCCGCATGCTGCTCGACGGCGTGCCTGCCGCTGAGGTGGCGGCAGCCGTCGGCTTCTGCGACCAGGCTCATCTCATCCGGTAG
- a CDS encoding SDR family NAD(P)-dependent oxidoreductase, with translation MAGELEGRVALITGAGSGLGLATARAFAGAGARVVINDLRLDAAEAAVAELGEGHMAIGGDVSKEDAVAEMVARVEDKTGGIDILVNNAGMPDSFVPTVDQPLSHWQRLIDVHLTGTYLVSKTVAPGMIRRGKGGAILNLNSIAGVVGLPVRTAYSAAKAGIGMLTRVLGCEWGPHGIRVNAVAPGYMMTPLTERLIAEGKIDVKRIRRRTPMGAMGTADDIAEAMLFLASDRAKFITGVTLPVDGGYMAWGAPSDAYPLEDDE, from the coding sequence ATGGCGGGCGAGCTCGAAGGCAGGGTGGCGCTGATAACCGGCGCGGGCAGCGGGCTGGGCCTCGCCACGGCGCGGGCCTTCGCCGGCGCGGGCGCGCGCGTCGTCATCAACGACCTGCGCCTCGACGCGGCCGAGGCGGCGGTGGCGGAGCTGGGCGAAGGCCACATGGCGATCGGCGGCGACGTCTCGAAGGAGGACGCGGTCGCGGAGATGGTCGCCCGGGTCGAGGACAAGACGGGCGGCATCGACATCCTGGTGAACAATGCCGGCATGCCCGACAGCTTCGTGCCGACGGTCGACCAGCCCCTGTCGCACTGGCAAAGGCTGATCGACGTCCACCTCACCGGCACCTATCTCGTCTCCAAGACCGTCGCGCCCGGCATGATCCGGCGCGGCAAAGGCGGGGCAATCCTCAACCTCAACTCCATCGCCGGCGTCGTCGGCCTGCCGGTCCGAACCGCCTACAGCGCAGCCAAGGCGGGGATCGGGATGCTGACGCGGGTTCTCGGCTGCGAGTGGGGCCCGCACGGCATCCGCGTCAATGCCGTCGCGCCCGGCTACATGATGACGCCGCTGACCGAAAGGCTGATCGCCGAGGGCAAGATCGACGTGAAGCGCATCCGCCGCCGCACGCCGATGGGCGCGATGGGCACGGCAGACGACATTGCCGAGGCGATGCTGTTCCTCGCCTCGGACCGGGCGAAGTTCATCACCGGCGTCACCCTGCCGGTCGACGGCGGCTACATGGCATGGGGCGCGCCGTCCGACGCCTACCCGCTGGAGGACGACGAATGA
- a CDS encoding transketolase gives MPPLNHPPARADIAALKARALNLRRLMLNMAAGKGEGYIAQGLGMADCLAALYFHELRYDSANPDWPDRDRFVLSTGHYSIAMYAALAEAGYFPKDELPSYGLNGSRLPMSTFDDTPGVEMVGGSLGHGLGQAVGMSMTLKMDGRDARVFCEFSDGELQEGSTWEAAMGAATFNCDNLVALIDCNGIQADGPVTVRIEPVADKFTAFGWETVEVNGNDIEALIAALEGARERNGRPKCIVMRTTPGFSIPTIMARERAHFVRIANDEWDALKQELETANG, from the coding sequence ATGCCACCCCTCAATCATCCTCCGGCGCGCGCGGACATTGCCGCGCTCAAGGCGCGCGCGCTCAACCTGCGCCGCCTGATGCTGAACATGGCCGCCGGCAAGGGCGAGGGCTACATCGCCCAGGGGCTGGGCATGGCCGATTGCCTCGCCGCGCTCTACTTCCACGAGCTGCGCTACGATTCCGCCAATCCGGACTGGCCCGACCGCGACCGCTTCGTCCTCTCCACCGGGCACTATTCCATCGCGATGTACGCGGCGCTGGCGGAAGCGGGCTATTTCCCCAAGGACGAATTGCCGAGCTACGGCCTCAACGGCTCGCGCCTGCCGATGTCGACCTTCGACGACACGCCGGGCGTCGAGATGGTCGGCGGCTCGCTCGGCCACGGGCTCGGGCAGGCCGTGGGCATGTCCATGACGCTGAAGATGGACGGCCGCGACGCGCGCGTGTTCTGCGAGTTCTCCGACGGCGAGCTGCAGGAAGGCTCGACCTGGGAAGCGGCCATGGGCGCGGCGACCTTCAACTGCGACAACCTCGTCGCGCTGATCGACTGCAACGGCATCCAGGCGGACGGGCCCGTTACCGTGCGGATCGAGCCCGTGGCCGACAAGTTCACCGCCTTCGGCTGGGAGACGGTCGAGGTGAACGGCAACGACATCGAGGCGCTGATCGCGGCGCTCGAAGGCGCGCGCGAGAGGAACGGCCGCCCGAAATGCATCGTCATGCGCACGACGCCGGGTTTCAGCATCCCGACGATCATGGCGCGCGAGCGGGCGCATTTCGTCCGCATCGCCAACGACGAGTGGGACGCGCTCAAGCAGGAACTGGAGACGGCAAATGGCTGA